One part of the Drosophila teissieri strain GT53w chromosome 3R, Prin_Dtei_1.1, whole genome shotgun sequence genome encodes these proteins:
- the LOC122621726 gene encoding A disintegrin and metalloproteinase with thrombospondin motifs 9 isoform X2 codes for MYNKMVISSGDFPQRKQLKAHPPTPFVEIIKLEVKKRCEWWFHKYLQKMSTHWRQNACLYACCIAFLLGMFLMFHLGVLGAHKGKQELPSISPAPAPASAPAPPVTIHPRRFDNDTATDHEPPDGLEDLDLDEEEEHSVLVTPTKVYNYSLSEADLIYESKRNSDISFLKESSSAFSMTGTYRNMSNEIWDPHPQYNLNVFGRQLHLVLRQDASFVHNHSMPHIRILKEGEEHPGPETEAEQRHLGCFYSGYVEDDPHSMVSVSLCGGMTGYIKTSFGALLIEPVNRTSSDEVLHRVFRKSQRNARHAVSKLELGLDAFMSKLEQEQEHQEEEEEQRSRNRKLNRKKRHYADVDNQVYTLEVLIAVDNSMKQFHGEDLQPYILILMSIVSSIFADASIGNSIRILLVRLISLPNINDQTHSSNEMLKHFCQFINQSGYERDTAMLITREPICGSVPGKICHMLGLAELGTVCSSSSCSIVQDTGLPTAFTMAHELGHILNMNHDDDDKCMPYVTRQNNNKVLHIMSSVMGIHMHPWSWSKCSRHFVSEFLEKTDKSCLETSVGGHIPYGTERLPGEIYSLDAQCQLSFGNDFGYCPTDEECKRLWCNRTSGNSNEQCASSNLPWADGTPCGASGHWCQRGRCVSNKLGYGRQVNGGWGPWTPFTPCSLTCGGGVQESRRECNQPVPENGGKYCTGSRKKYRSCNTHQCPLGSMDPREQQCYAMNGRNMNIPGVNPDTKWVPKYEKDACKLFCRMDMKVTYFMLKSMVTDGTSCAVDSFDKCVNGICRPAGCDNELNSIAKLDKCGVCEGRNDTCHEVTGNLLVSNLRGLNDGNEPNKTLYYVTRIPKGASNIIITQRGYPDQNFIVLTDDRDNELLNGKFLKTYPLKFVYAGVTMQYTGSSSVVEQVNTTYSWKLSRDLIVQIISLDVSPSKRQDTVLMSYSYTIDKPQDYEAEVEIYRWEMQAPSNCDSLCEGRSHRQPACISTTQGVKVAPQFCDKSAMPKVEDRACNTDCRLNLTVTSISECSAACGELGTREKAYACVQTFTNMQRSNIVDMSYCKLKFDVAYHEECREGCWRLSEWSTCSKSCDTGSQQREAHCYLHNARVSDDLCNPRTKPHLSALIRICNTESCPTYISSTLYRAPTVSNWVIGEWGECNEWCEKTRSVSCSHPYGIGCGSRKPKDVRKCCHIKYTSDWTDCSVQCGEGVKRKKQSCTRVYKPDVPGTRKRRGDGGEAYCISRKGHRPKLRTTTKSCKINCKWNASDWRRCPADCSEDYQTRDVRCETWQGDGVEDKHCDVKKRPSKRRICNHCVRRESRVISQCNCEGVEKRRDFCFNTHKGRIACPTRARVERHSCTPPPHCRRRSAIGSSISSRPRGTGLSSSRSLNAIGGSRNRGRPRSCADLKEMHGYNEDGNYQVEVRSRMVHIYCHQMNSRTPREYVNVDPQENYSIYYEYRTKQTNSCPPESRAHEYYNDQNSGRTHFRKLRLNITDLRILDNDFQFADVRGLPQKLGSAGDCYNRIGQCPQGDFSINMKDTDFTIRPGTVWRMHGQYSIMKRISEFDTTAQMRRGFCGGYCGGCYVAPDSGLYLDVL; via the exons CTCGAGGTGAAGAAGAGGTGTGAATGGTGGTTCCACAAGTACCTACAGAAGATGTCCACCCACTGGCGGCAGAACGCCTGCCTGTATGCCTGCTGCATCGCCTTCCTGCTGGGCATGTTCCTCATGTTCCACCTCGGGGTGCTAGGTGCCCATAAGGGCAAGCAGGAGTTGCCATCCATCAGTCCTgcacctgctcctgcttctgcacctgcaccaccaGTCACGATCCATCCCAGAAGGTTTGACAACGACACCGCGACGGACCACGAACCACCCGATGGCCTGgaggatctggatctggacgaggaggaggagcacagCGTCCTCGTGACGCCCACCAAGGTCTACAACTACAGTCTCAGCGAAGCTGATCTGATCTACGAGTCGAAGCGCAACAGCGACATCAGTTTTCTGAAAG AGTCCTCATCGGCCTTCAGCATGACGGGAACGTATCGCAACATGTCCAACGAGATCTGGGACCCGCATCCGCAGTACAACCTCAATGTGTTCGGTCGCCAGTTGCACTTGGTGCTGCGGCAGGACGCCTCGTTCGTGCACAACCACTCGATGCCCCACATCCGGATACTGAAGGAGGGGGAGGAGCATCCGGGGCCGGAGACGGAGGCGGAGCAGCGCCACCTGGGCTGCTTCTACTCCGGCTACGTCGAGGACGATCCGCACTCGATGGTCTCCGTCTCACTGTGCGGCGGCATG ACTGGTTATATCAAAACGAGTTTCGGCGCGCTGCTCATTGAGCCGGTGAACCGGACCAGCAGCGATGAGGTTCTCCACCGGGTCTTTCGGAAGTCGCAGCGCAATGCCAGACACGCTGTCTCCAAGCTCGAGCTGGGCCTGGACGCCTTCATGAGcaagctggagcaggagcaggagcaccaggaggaggaggaggagcagagaTCCAGGAACCGCAAACTGAACCGAAAGAAGCGACACTACGCGGACGTGGACAACCAGGTGTACACCCTGGAGGTGCTCATTGCCGTGGACAACAGCATGAAGCAGTTCCACGGCGAGGACCTGCAGCCCtacatcctcatcctcatgtCGATCGTGTCCAGCATCTTTGCGGACGCCAGCATCGGTAACTCCATTCGCATTTTGCTGGTGCGACTCATCAGCCTGCCGAATATCAACGACCAGACGCATTCCAGCAACGAAATGCTGAAGCACTTCTGCCAGTTCATCAACCAGTCCGGATACGAAAGGGACACCGCCATGCTGATCACCCG CGAACCCATCTGTGGCAGCGTGCCGGGCAAGATTTGCCACATGCTGGGCCTGGCCGAGCTGGGCACCGTTTGCAGCTCCAGTTCCTGCTCCATTGTCCAGGACACCGGACTGCCCACCGCCTTCACCATGGCCCACGAGCTGGGACACAT CTTGAACATGaaccacgacgacgacgacaagtGCATGCCGTATGTGACCAggcagaacaacaacaaggtgCTCCACATCATGTCCAGCGTGATGGGCATCCACATGCATCCGTGGTCGTGGTCCAAGTGCTCCCGCCACTTTGTCTCCGAGTTTCTCGA GAAAACCGACAAGTCCTGCCTGGAGACCTCCGTGGGTGGACACATTCCGTACGGCACCGAGCGCCTGCCTGGAGAGATCTACTCCCTGGACGCCCAGTGCCAGCTGAGTTTCGGCAACGACTTCGGCTACTGCCCCACGGACGAGGAGTGCAAGCGGTTGTGGTGCAACCGCACCTCCGGCAACTCCAATGAGCAGTGCGCCTCCAGCAATCTGCCGTGGGCCGATGGAACGCCCTGCGGCGCCAGTGGCCACTGGTGCCAGAGGGGCCGGTGTGTGTCGAACAAGCTCGGATACGGACGCCAGGTGAACGGCGGCTGGGGACCCTGGACGCCGTTCACGCCCTGCAGCCTCACCTGTGGTGGCGGAGTGCAGGAGTCGCGGCGGGAGTGCAACCAACCGGTGCCGGAGAACGGCGGCAAGTACTGCACGGGAAGCCGCAAGAAGTACCGCTCGTGCAACACGCACCAGTGTCCACTGGGCAGCATGGATCCGCGCGAGCAGCAGTGCTATGCGATGAACGGGCGGAACATGAACATTCCGGGCGTGAACCCAGACACCAAGTGGGTGCCCAAGTATGAAA AGGATGCGTGCAAGCTCTTCTGCCGCATGGACATGAAGGTCACCTACTTCATGCTCAAGAGCATGGTCACCGACGGCACCTCCTGTGCGGTGGACAGCTTCGACAAGTGCGTCAACGGCATCTGCCGGCCGGCGGGATGCGACAACGAGCTCAACTCGATTGCCAAGCTGG ACAAGTGCGGCGTGTGCGAGGGTCGCAATGACACATGCCACGAGGTAACCGGAAACCTGCTCGTCTCCAATCTCCGGGGGCTAAACGATGGCAATGAGCCGAACAAGACCCTCTACTATGTGACGCGAATACCAAAAG GTGCATCCAACATTATCATCACCCAGCGCGGCTATCCCGACCAGAACTTCATAGTACTGACCGATGACCGGGACAACGAACTTCTCAATGGCAAATTCCTAAAGACCTATCCACTGAAGTTCGTTTATGCCGGGGTCACGATGCAGTACACCGGATCCAGTAGTGTGGTGGAGCAGGTGAACACGACCTACTCATGGAAACTGTCCCGTGATCTCATAGTACAG ATCATCTCGCTGGACGTGAGTCCGTCGAAGCGCCAGGACACTGTCCTGATGTCCTACTCCTACACCATCGACAAGCCACAGGACTACGAGGCGGAGGTGGAGATCTATCGCTGGGAGATGCAGGCCCCCAGCAACTGCGATTCCCTCTGCGAGGGCAGGAGTCACCGCCAGCCGGCCTGCATCAGCACCACCCAGGGTGTGAAGGTTGCCCCACAGTTCTGCGACAAGTCCGCCATGCCGAAAGTCGAGGATCGGGCTTGCAACACCGACTGCCGCCTTAA TCTCACTGTGACGAGCATCTCGGAGTGCTCGGCCGCGTGTGGAGAACTGGGCACCCGGGAGAAGGCCTACGCCTGCGTCCAGACATTCACGAATATGCAGCGGTCCAATATCGTGGACATGTCCTATTGCAAGCTGAAGTTCGATGTGGCCTACCACGAGGAGTGTCGCGAGGGATGCTGGCGCCTCTCAGAGTGGTCCACT TGCTCCAAGTCGTGTGACACTGGATCGCAGCAACGTGAGGCCCACTGCTACCTGCACAACGCCCGTGTCAGCGATGATCTTTGCAATCCGCGGACCAAGCCCCATTTGAGCGCCCTTATCAGGATATGCAACACCGAGTCCTGTCCGACATATATATCAAGCACACTATAT AGGGCACCCACAGTTAGTAACTGGGTGATTGGAGAATGGGGCGAGTGCAATGAGTGGTGTGAGAAGACTCGATCCGTGAGCTGTTCACATCCCTACGGCATCGGCTGCGGGAGCAGAAAGCCCAAGGACGTCCGCAAGTGCTGCCACATCAAGTACACCAGCGATTGGACAGAC TGCTCGGTGCAATGTGGCGAGGGCGTCAAGAGGAAGAAGCAAAGCTGCACGCGGGTCTACAAGCCGGATGTGCCGGGTACCCGGAAGCGGCGGGGGGACGGGGGCGAGGCCTACTGCATTAGCCGAAAGGGGCATCGCCCCAAGCTGCGCACCACCACCAAGTCCTGCAAGATCAACTGCAAGTGGAACGCCTCGGACTGGAGGCGTTGTCCTGCCGACTGCTCGGAGGACTACCAAACGCGGGACGTGCGCTGCGAGACCTGGCAGGGTGACGGAGTGGAGGACAAGCACTGCGATGTCAAGAAGCGCCCTTCCAAGCGACGCATCTGCAACCACTGCGTGCGCCGAGAGTCGAGAGTCATCTCGCAG TGCAACTGCGAGGGCGTGGAGAAGAGGCGGGACTTCTGCTTCAACACGCACAAGGGTCGCATCGCCTGTCCCACCCGCGCCAGGGTGGAGCGGCACAGCTGCACTCCGCCGCCACATTGCCGGAGGAGGAGTGCCATCGggagcagcatcagcagcagacCGCGGGGCACGGGATTGAGTAGCAGCCGGAGCTTGAATGCAATTGGAGGTTCACGGAATCGGGGAAGGCCGAGGAGCTGTGCGGACCTGAAGGAGATGCACGGCTACAACGAGGATGGCAACTATCAGGTGGAGGTGAGGTCGCGGATGGTGCACATCTACTGCCACCAGATGAACAGCCGGACGCCGCGGGAGTACGTGAACGTGGATCCGCAGGAGAACTACTCCATCTACTACGAGTACAGGACGAAGCAGACCAACAGCTGTCCGCCGGAGTCGCGAGCCCACGAGTACTACAACGACCAGAACTCCGGCCGCACGCACTTCAGGAAGCTGCGGCTGAACATCACCGATCTGCGCATCCTGGACAACGACTTCCAGTTCGCCGACGTGCGCGGCCTGCCCCAGAAGCTGGGCTCAGCGGGCGATTGCTACAATCGCATTGGCCAGTGTCCGCAGGGCGACTTCTCCATCAACATGAAGGACACGGACTTCACCATACGGCCGGGAACCGTGTGGCGCATGCATGGGCAGTACTCGATCATGAAGCGCATCAGTGAG TTCGATACCACGGCGCAGATGCGAAGGGGATTCTGCGGAGGATACTGCGGCGGTTGCTACGTCGCGCCCGATTCTGGCCTTTACCTGGACGTGTTATGA
- the LOC122621726 gene encoding A disintegrin and metalloproteinase with thrombospondin motifs 9 isoform X1, with protein sequence MPDAGSLAASAGGQEVECHRLLSDLPAFAYPSTTLRSTTSGHSTRTNSTTVCESPGAGDRGSSSTSSNASDDDEDERALERCLRGTTDDLGEAGLRYSLKGPPPELYSAKKDFISKGPLLGRQLEVKKRCEWWFHKYLQKMSTHWRQNACLYACCIAFLLGMFLMFHLGVLGAHKGKQELPSISPAPAPASAPAPPVTIHPRRFDNDTATDHEPPDGLEDLDLDEEEEHSVLVTPTKVYNYSLSEADLIYESKRNSDISFLKESSSAFSMTGTYRNMSNEIWDPHPQYNLNVFGRQLHLVLRQDASFVHNHSMPHIRILKEGEEHPGPETEAEQRHLGCFYSGYVEDDPHSMVSVSLCGGMTGYIKTSFGALLIEPVNRTSSDEVLHRVFRKSQRNARHAVSKLELGLDAFMSKLEQEQEHQEEEEEQRSRNRKLNRKKRHYADVDNQVYTLEVLIAVDNSMKQFHGEDLQPYILILMSIVSSIFADASIGNSIRILLVRLISLPNINDQTHSSNEMLKHFCQFINQSGYERDTAMLITREPICGSVPGKICHMLGLAELGTVCSSSSCSIVQDTGLPTAFTMAHELGHILNMNHDDDDKCMPYVTRQNNNKVLHIMSSVMGIHMHPWSWSKCSRHFVSEFLEKTDKSCLETSVGGHIPYGTERLPGEIYSLDAQCQLSFGNDFGYCPTDEECKRLWCNRTSGNSNEQCASSNLPWADGTPCGASGHWCQRGRCVSNKLGYGRQVNGGWGPWTPFTPCSLTCGGGVQESRRECNQPVPENGGKYCTGSRKKYRSCNTHQCPLGSMDPREQQCYAMNGRNMNIPGVNPDTKWVPKYEKDACKLFCRMDMKVTYFMLKSMVTDGTSCAVDSFDKCVNGICRPAGCDNELNSIAKLDKCGVCEGRNDTCHEVTGNLLVSNLRGLNDGNEPNKTLYYVTRIPKGASNIIITQRGYPDQNFIVLTDDRDNELLNGKFLKTYPLKFVYAGVTMQYTGSSSVVEQVNTTYSWKLSRDLIVQIISLDVSPSKRQDTVLMSYSYTIDKPQDYEAEVEIYRWEMQAPSNCDSLCEGRSHRQPACISTTQGVKVAPQFCDKSAMPKVEDRACNTDCRLNLTVTSISECSAACGELGTREKAYACVQTFTNMQRSNIVDMSYCKLKFDVAYHEECREGCWRLSEWSTCSKSCDTGSQQREAHCYLHNARVSDDLCNPRTKPHLSALIRICNTESCPTYISSTLYRAPTVSNWVIGEWGECNEWCEKTRSVSCSHPYGIGCGSRKPKDVRKCCHIKYTSDWTDCSVQCGEGVKRKKQSCTRVYKPDVPGTRKRRGDGGEAYCISRKGHRPKLRTTTKSCKINCKWNASDWRRCPADCSEDYQTRDVRCETWQGDGVEDKHCDVKKRPSKRRICNHCVRRESRVISQCNCEGVEKRRDFCFNTHKGRIACPTRARVERHSCTPPPHCRRRSAIGSSISSRPRGTGLSSSRSLNAIGGSRNRGRPRSCADLKEMHGYNEDGNYQVEVRSRMVHIYCHQMNSRTPREYVNVDPQENYSIYYEYRTKQTNSCPPESRAHEYYNDQNSGRTHFRKLRLNITDLRILDNDFQFADVRGLPQKLGSAGDCYNRIGQCPQGDFSINMKDTDFTIRPGTVWRMHGQYSIMKRISEFDTTAQMRRGFCGGYCGGCYVAPDSGLYLDVL encoded by the exons CTCGAGGTGAAGAAGAGGTGTGAATGGTGGTTCCACAAGTACCTACAGAAGATGTCCACCCACTGGCGGCAGAACGCCTGCCTGTATGCCTGCTGCATCGCCTTCCTGCTGGGCATGTTCCTCATGTTCCACCTCGGGGTGCTAGGTGCCCATAAGGGCAAGCAGGAGTTGCCATCCATCAGTCCTgcacctgctcctgcttctgcacctgcaccaccaGTCACGATCCATCCCAGAAGGTTTGACAACGACACCGCGACGGACCACGAACCACCCGATGGCCTGgaggatctggatctggacgaggaggaggagcacagCGTCCTCGTGACGCCCACCAAGGTCTACAACTACAGTCTCAGCGAAGCTGATCTGATCTACGAGTCGAAGCGCAACAGCGACATCAGTTTTCTGAAAG AGTCCTCATCGGCCTTCAGCATGACGGGAACGTATCGCAACATGTCCAACGAGATCTGGGACCCGCATCCGCAGTACAACCTCAATGTGTTCGGTCGCCAGTTGCACTTGGTGCTGCGGCAGGACGCCTCGTTCGTGCACAACCACTCGATGCCCCACATCCGGATACTGAAGGAGGGGGAGGAGCATCCGGGGCCGGAGACGGAGGCGGAGCAGCGCCACCTGGGCTGCTTCTACTCCGGCTACGTCGAGGACGATCCGCACTCGATGGTCTCCGTCTCACTGTGCGGCGGCATG ACTGGTTATATCAAAACGAGTTTCGGCGCGCTGCTCATTGAGCCGGTGAACCGGACCAGCAGCGATGAGGTTCTCCACCGGGTCTTTCGGAAGTCGCAGCGCAATGCCAGACACGCTGTCTCCAAGCTCGAGCTGGGCCTGGACGCCTTCATGAGcaagctggagcaggagcaggagcaccaggaggaggaggaggagcagagaTCCAGGAACCGCAAACTGAACCGAAAGAAGCGACACTACGCGGACGTGGACAACCAGGTGTACACCCTGGAGGTGCTCATTGCCGTGGACAACAGCATGAAGCAGTTCCACGGCGAGGACCTGCAGCCCtacatcctcatcctcatgtCGATCGTGTCCAGCATCTTTGCGGACGCCAGCATCGGTAACTCCATTCGCATTTTGCTGGTGCGACTCATCAGCCTGCCGAATATCAACGACCAGACGCATTCCAGCAACGAAATGCTGAAGCACTTCTGCCAGTTCATCAACCAGTCCGGATACGAAAGGGACACCGCCATGCTGATCACCCG CGAACCCATCTGTGGCAGCGTGCCGGGCAAGATTTGCCACATGCTGGGCCTGGCCGAGCTGGGCACCGTTTGCAGCTCCAGTTCCTGCTCCATTGTCCAGGACACCGGACTGCCCACCGCCTTCACCATGGCCCACGAGCTGGGACACAT CTTGAACATGaaccacgacgacgacgacaagtGCATGCCGTATGTGACCAggcagaacaacaacaaggtgCTCCACATCATGTCCAGCGTGATGGGCATCCACATGCATCCGTGGTCGTGGTCCAAGTGCTCCCGCCACTTTGTCTCCGAGTTTCTCGA GAAAACCGACAAGTCCTGCCTGGAGACCTCCGTGGGTGGACACATTCCGTACGGCACCGAGCGCCTGCCTGGAGAGATCTACTCCCTGGACGCCCAGTGCCAGCTGAGTTTCGGCAACGACTTCGGCTACTGCCCCACGGACGAGGAGTGCAAGCGGTTGTGGTGCAACCGCACCTCCGGCAACTCCAATGAGCAGTGCGCCTCCAGCAATCTGCCGTGGGCCGATGGAACGCCCTGCGGCGCCAGTGGCCACTGGTGCCAGAGGGGCCGGTGTGTGTCGAACAAGCTCGGATACGGACGCCAGGTGAACGGCGGCTGGGGACCCTGGACGCCGTTCACGCCCTGCAGCCTCACCTGTGGTGGCGGAGTGCAGGAGTCGCGGCGGGAGTGCAACCAACCGGTGCCGGAGAACGGCGGCAAGTACTGCACGGGAAGCCGCAAGAAGTACCGCTCGTGCAACACGCACCAGTGTCCACTGGGCAGCATGGATCCGCGCGAGCAGCAGTGCTATGCGATGAACGGGCGGAACATGAACATTCCGGGCGTGAACCCAGACACCAAGTGGGTGCCCAAGTATGAAA AGGATGCGTGCAAGCTCTTCTGCCGCATGGACATGAAGGTCACCTACTTCATGCTCAAGAGCATGGTCACCGACGGCACCTCCTGTGCGGTGGACAGCTTCGACAAGTGCGTCAACGGCATCTGCCGGCCGGCGGGATGCGACAACGAGCTCAACTCGATTGCCAAGCTGG ACAAGTGCGGCGTGTGCGAGGGTCGCAATGACACATGCCACGAGGTAACCGGAAACCTGCTCGTCTCCAATCTCCGGGGGCTAAACGATGGCAATGAGCCGAACAAGACCCTCTACTATGTGACGCGAATACCAAAAG GTGCATCCAACATTATCATCACCCAGCGCGGCTATCCCGACCAGAACTTCATAGTACTGACCGATGACCGGGACAACGAACTTCTCAATGGCAAATTCCTAAAGACCTATCCACTGAAGTTCGTTTATGCCGGGGTCACGATGCAGTACACCGGATCCAGTAGTGTGGTGGAGCAGGTGAACACGACCTACTCATGGAAACTGTCCCGTGATCTCATAGTACAG ATCATCTCGCTGGACGTGAGTCCGTCGAAGCGCCAGGACACTGTCCTGATGTCCTACTCCTACACCATCGACAAGCCACAGGACTACGAGGCGGAGGTGGAGATCTATCGCTGGGAGATGCAGGCCCCCAGCAACTGCGATTCCCTCTGCGAGGGCAGGAGTCACCGCCAGCCGGCCTGCATCAGCACCACCCAGGGTGTGAAGGTTGCCCCACAGTTCTGCGACAAGTCCGCCATGCCGAAAGTCGAGGATCGGGCTTGCAACACCGACTGCCGCCTTAA TCTCACTGTGACGAGCATCTCGGAGTGCTCGGCCGCGTGTGGAGAACTGGGCACCCGGGAGAAGGCCTACGCCTGCGTCCAGACATTCACGAATATGCAGCGGTCCAATATCGTGGACATGTCCTATTGCAAGCTGAAGTTCGATGTGGCCTACCACGAGGAGTGTCGCGAGGGATGCTGGCGCCTCTCAGAGTGGTCCACT TGCTCCAAGTCGTGTGACACTGGATCGCAGCAACGTGAGGCCCACTGCTACCTGCACAACGCCCGTGTCAGCGATGATCTTTGCAATCCGCGGACCAAGCCCCATTTGAGCGCCCTTATCAGGATATGCAACACCGAGTCCTGTCCGACATATATATCAAGCACACTATAT AGGGCACCCACAGTTAGTAACTGGGTGATTGGAGAATGGGGCGAGTGCAATGAGTGGTGTGAGAAGACTCGATCCGTGAGCTGTTCACATCCCTACGGCATCGGCTGCGGGAGCAGAAAGCCCAAGGACGTCCGCAAGTGCTGCCACATCAAGTACACCAGCGATTGGACAGAC TGCTCGGTGCAATGTGGCGAGGGCGTCAAGAGGAAGAAGCAAAGCTGCACGCGGGTCTACAAGCCGGATGTGCCGGGTACCCGGAAGCGGCGGGGGGACGGGGGCGAGGCCTACTGCATTAGCCGAAAGGGGCATCGCCCCAAGCTGCGCACCACCACCAAGTCCTGCAAGATCAACTGCAAGTGGAACGCCTCGGACTGGAGGCGTTGTCCTGCCGACTGCTCGGAGGACTACCAAACGCGGGACGTGCGCTGCGAGACCTGGCAGGGTGACGGAGTGGAGGACAAGCACTGCGATGTCAAGAAGCGCCCTTCCAAGCGACGCATCTGCAACCACTGCGTGCGCCGAGAGTCGAGAGTCATCTCGCAG TGCAACTGCGAGGGCGTGGAGAAGAGGCGGGACTTCTGCTTCAACACGCACAAGGGTCGCATCGCCTGTCCCACCCGCGCCAGGGTGGAGCGGCACAGCTGCACTCCGCCGCCACATTGCCGGAGGAGGAGTGCCATCGggagcagcatcagcagcagacCGCGGGGCACGGGATTGAGTAGCAGCCGGAGCTTGAATGCAATTGGAGGTTCACGGAATCGGGGAAGGCCGAGGAGCTGTGCGGACCTGAAGGAGATGCACGGCTACAACGAGGATGGCAACTATCAGGTGGAGGTGAGGTCGCGGATGGTGCACATCTACTGCCACCAGATGAACAGCCGGACGCCGCGGGAGTACGTGAACGTGGATCCGCAGGAGAACTACTCCATCTACTACGAGTACAGGACGAAGCAGACCAACAGCTGTCCGCCGGAGTCGCGAGCCCACGAGTACTACAACGACCAGAACTCCGGCCGCACGCACTTCAGGAAGCTGCGGCTGAACATCACCGATCTGCGCATCCTGGACAACGACTTCCAGTTCGCCGACGTGCGCGGCCTGCCCCAGAAGCTGGGCTCAGCGGGCGATTGCTACAATCGCATTGGCCAGTGTCCGCAGGGCGACTTCTCCATCAACATGAAGGACACGGACTTCACCATACGGCCGGGAACCGTGTGGCGCATGCATGGGCAGTACTCGATCATGAAGCGCATCAGTGAG TTCGATACCACGGCGCAGATGCGAAGGGGATTCTGCGGAGGATACTGCGGCGGTTGCTACGTCGCGCCCGATTCTGGCCTTTACCTGGACGTGTTATGA